The proteins below come from a single Molothrus ater isolate BHLD 08-10-18 breed brown headed cowbird chromosome 3, BPBGC_Mater_1.1, whole genome shotgun sequence genomic window:
- the C3H6orf58 gene encoding protein LEG1 homolog: protein MWPHFGIRALLVVTVILSPLPARAQSENDVTGEDLYPPLWDLAPGNLLDFPVKDNKIVVSAWNYQDRLGVYKSLLSASAKYFDAFGPQNSGNILWGLPLQHGWQFRTGRLADPSGVTSCGHENGELLCQSVRSWWSCMNYYLSIIPFLGAVEAGLFGQLPYEIEILPPGEQKDDFCYSVKDCWSRMPKLMDDWKAFFEYLLSTERKAVSSASLSSFKLDDALGLMWKAHTSSIAYALPKFHDSLKYLSDPEANFGEDWANAVDFIAATHFSTDLLTTNDFQAFLPQRMLVEGDVLPSISDFSPGQNKVLVSLRALHKVNKITGGLLLKIWQKAMSTEAGRRIGRELIESLPSSQKLELLDLIGI from the exons ATGTGGCCCCACTTTGGCATACGTGCTCTTCTGGTAGTGACTGTCATCCTGAGtcctctgcctgccagggcacagagtGAAAATGATGTCACTGGAGAAGATCTCTATCCCCCTCTGTGGGACCTGGCCCCTGGAAACCTGCTAGATTTCCCAGTAAAGGACAACAAAATTGTTGTCAGTGCTTGGAACTATCAAGATCGACTGGGAGTGTACAAGAGCTTGCTAAGTGCTTCAGCCAAATATTTTGATGCCTTTGGACCCCAAAACAGTGGCAATATTCTCTGGGGATTACCATTGCAGCATGGGTGGCAATTTCGTACAG GCAGGTTAGCAGATCCTTCTGGTGTGACTTCCTGTGGCCATGAAAATGGAGAGCTCCTGTGCCAATCTGTAAGAAGCTGGTGGTCCT GTATGAATTACTATCTGTCTATTATACCCTTTCTGGGGGCAGTGGAGGCTGGCCTCTTTGGGCAGCTGCCATATGAGATAGAAATATTGCCACCAGGGGAGCAAAAAGATGACTTCTGTTACAGTGTTAAAGACTGCTGGTCTCGCATGCCCAAGCTCATGGATGACTGGAAAGCCTTTTttgaa TATCTGCTATCTACAGAACGCAAAGCTGTGAGTTctgccagcctctcctcctTCAAACTGGACGATGCCCTTGGCCTCATGTGGAAGGCACACACCTCCTCCATTGCTTACGCACTCCCCAAATTCCATGACAG cttAAAATATCTCTCTGATCCAGAAGCAAATTTTGGTGAAGACTGGGCTAATGCTGTAGATTTCATTGCTGCCACACACTTCAGTACAGACTTACTGACCACAAACGACTTCCAGGCTTTCCTGCCCCAGAGGATGCTTGTTGAAGGGGATGTTCTCCCATCCATTAGTGACTTCAGTCCAGGGCAAAATAAGGTTCTGGTGTCACTGAGAGCTCTTcacaaagtaaataaaataacag GAGGATTGCTGCTGAAGATCTGGCAAAAGGCTATGTCGACCGAAGCAGGAAGAAGGATAGGCCGAGAACTGATTGAAAGCTTGCCTTCCAGCCAGAAGCTCGAACTACTTGACCTAATAGGAATTTAG